Proteins found in one Planctomycetes bacterium MalM25 genomic segment:
- the pilE_4 gene encoding Fimbrial protein precursor, whose translation MAASTHSRIARCGKGFTLVELLVVIAIIGILVALLLPAVQAAREAARRSSCVNNLKQAGLSLANYESARGELPPGATAEEIDCAKTDTDGLYREDCRGLSMYILLFPYIEDQAFKDQIQEILDERTTNRWGWTYFIGRLVNDLELRVSIPSFQCPSVSDELNFPERIDYFGISGGRENDDELANASNTDRRKLIQPRTQNGRGHVYSDGLFFWLDPVSLRQITDGTSHTMAIGESVHWSVAGGPPVGNYPGYGVVGVGGPSAWYFGGGGSLNANYADRRTLGGNSTGRPLRTTHWPINYPLDEVWVEKCGTNSDCALEEDMDGPLGSNHPGGAQVVFADGHVEFLQEDIDEYVYKSLATRAGGEVVER comes from the coding sequence ATGGCTGCAAGTACTCACTCTAGGATCGCTCGCTGCGGCAAGGGTTTCACACTTGTCGAGTTGCTCGTAGTGATCGCGATCATCGGAATCCTAGTCGCTCTACTCTTGCCGGCCGTGCAGGCGGCTCGTGAAGCGGCGCGTCGCAGTTCGTGTGTCAACAATCTGAAGCAGGCGGGGCTCTCGCTCGCGAACTACGAGTCGGCTAGGGGGGAGTTGCCGCCTGGCGCCACGGCCGAAGAAATCGACTGTGCGAAAACTGACACGGACGGACTCTACCGTGAGGATTGCCGTGGGCTCAGCATGTACATACTGCTGTTCCCATATATTGAGGACCAAGCGTTCAAGGATCAAATACAAGAGATACTCGATGAGAGAACGACAAACCGCTGGGGTTGGACTTACTTCATCGGGCGACTGGTCAACGATCTCGAACTACGGGTAAGCATCCCCAGCTTTCAGTGTCCGAGCGTCAGCGACGAGCTCAACTTCCCAGAGCGGATCGATTATTTCGGCATCTCGGGAGGTCGAGAGAATGACGATGAGTTGGCCAATGCGTCAAATACAGACCGTCGAAAGTTGATACAGCCTCGAACACAGAATGGTCGTGGGCATGTCTACTCCGACGGCCTCTTCTTCTGGTTAGACCCAGTCAGTCTGCGACAGATCACGGATGGCACCTCGCACACCATGGCAATCGGTGAGAGTGTCCACTGGTCGGTAGCCGGGGGTCCTCCTGTCGGTAATTACCCCGGGTATGGAGTTGTTGGAGTTGGTGGGCCTTCAGCTTGGTATTTCGGCGGCGGAGGTAGTCTCAACGCCAACTACGCTGACAGGAGGACACTGGGGGGGAACTCTACCGGACGTCCCCTCCGCACCACGCACTGGCCCATCAACTACCCGCTTGATGAGGTTTGGGTTGAGAAATGTGGCACAAATTCAGACTGCGCACTTGAAGAAGACATGGACGGTCCTCTGGGTAGCAACCACCCGGGGGGCGCCCAAGTCGTCTTTGCTGATGGGCACGTCGAGTTCCTCCAAGAAGACATCGATGAGTACGTCTACAAGTCTCTCGCTACGCGAGCGGGCGGTGAGGTGGTTGAACGATGA